From Methanobacterium congolense, one genomic window encodes:
- the sppA gene encoding signal peptide peptidase SppA translates to MDKNTKIVLTVIGGGLTVLLLLMIVFVAYIGSSTDGNPFGDTVAVIPLQGEIGYASSSVLSSDVVTPETFDDEMSQAEDDPSVSAILVEVNSPGGTPVASEEIMESINDSKKPVVVWISDVGASGAYLASTSADKIVASPSSMVGSIGVIMDMTDLSGLYQKLGINKYSIKAGEYKDMGADYRNLTSEERSMLQSMVDQDYAHFISIVATNRHLNETYVESVAGGKIYTGTQAKDLKLVDDTGSKEHALDLAAKLGGIDGEYNKVTITPPTSFEDMLSSVSSSLAYSLGKGIGSNLKEGSIEYIFQ, encoded by the coding sequence ATGGACAAAAATACCAAAATAGTTTTAACAGTTATTGGTGGGGGATTAACGGTGTTGTTACTGCTTATGATAGTATTTGTTGCCTACATCGGCAGCTCCACCGATGGAAACCCCTTTGGAGACACAGTTGCAGTTATACCACTTCAGGGAGAGATCGGATACGCATCCTCAAGTGTGCTCAGCAGCGATGTTGTAACGCCTGAAACCTTTGACGATGAAATGTCCCAGGCAGAGGACGACCCTTCAGTGAGTGCAATCCTCGTTGAAGTTAACAGTCCAGGAGGCACCCCTGTTGCCAGTGAAGAGATCATGGAATCCATCAACGATTCAAAAAAACCAGTTGTGGTCTGGATAAGTGATGTGGGTGCCTCAGGTGCATACCTTGCATCAACATCTGCAGACAAGATCGTTGCAAGTCCATCATCCATGGTTGGAAGTATCGGTGTCATCATGGACATGACAGATCTCTCAGGACTCTACCAGAAGCTGGGTATAAACAAGTACTCAATAAAAGCCGGAGAATACAAGGATATGGGTGCAGATTACCGTAATCTAACATCTGAAGAAAGGAGCATGCTTCAATCAATGGTGGATCAGGATTACGCCCATTTCATAAGCATCGTTGCAACCAACAGACACCTCAACGAAACCTACGTTGAAAGTGTTGCAGGTGGAAAGATATATACAGGCACACAGGCTAAAGATTTAAAGCTTGTGGATGATACTGGTAGTAAGGAACATGCACTGGACCTTGCAGCCAAGCTGGGTGGAATAGATGGTGAGTACAACAAAGTGACCATAACTCCACCAACAAGCTTTGAAGACATGCTCAGCAGTGTTTCATCAAGCCTTGCCTACTCCCTTGGTAAAGGAATTGGAAGCAACCTTAAGGAAGGTTCAATCGAATATATATTCCAATAA